One window of the Lipingzhangella halophila genome contains the following:
- a CDS encoding sugar phosphate isomerase/epimerase family protein, whose amino-acid sequence MGTRTREHREPGPHHLDGTITLSALTLRGTPMAERLDAAAAAGFSGVGLRLDDYRAALADGWTDSDLRARLNHLGLRVTEVEFLTTWGESPEATEDERTALHIAATYGAVRVHAGLFERSAGADLAGRLARLDQRAGRAGVRVALEFMPYSAIPSLRAAHDLIERSRSEHTDLLVDAWHWHRAGTSAADLAGIPPQRVAAVQLCDCLPDSHIDLRREGRHHRLLPGMGSVDLTGLLRALRDHGVTAPIAVEVLSDSLDALPPRIAAQRAYGAAARVLDRAFPAPG is encoded by the coding sequence ATGGGCACCCGAACACGGGAACACCGCGAACCCGGACCGCACCACCTCGACGGCACCATCACTCTCAGCGCGCTGACCCTGCGCGGAACCCCTATGGCCGAGCGCCTGGATGCCGCCGCCGCGGCCGGGTTCAGCGGGGTCGGGCTGCGTCTCGACGACTACCGTGCGGCCCTCGCCGACGGGTGGACCGACTCCGATCTCCGTGCGCGCCTGAACCACCTCGGCCTGCGCGTCACCGAGGTCGAGTTCCTCACCACCTGGGGGGAAAGCCCCGAAGCCACCGAGGACGAGCGGACCGCGTTGCACATCGCCGCGACGTACGGTGCCGTGCGCGTGCACGCCGGACTGTTCGAGCGGTCCGCCGGCGCGGACCTCGCCGGCCGCCTCGCCCGCCTCGACCAGAGAGCCGGACGCGCCGGGGTGCGCGTCGCGCTGGAGTTCATGCCCTACAGCGCGATCCCGAGCCTGAGGGCGGCCCACGACCTGATCGAGCGTTCCCGGAGCGAGCACACCGACCTGCTGGTCGACGCCTGGCACTGGCATCGGGCCGGCACCAGCGCGGCCGACCTCGCCGGCATCCCGCCCCAGCGCGTCGCCGCCGTCCAACTCTGCGACTGCCTGCCCGACTCCCACATCGACCTGCGCCGCGAGGGGCGGCACCACCGCCTGCTGCCGGGGATGGGCAGCGTCGACCTGACCGGATTGCTGCGCGCCCTCCGCGACCACGGCGTTACCGCACCCATCGCGGTGGAAGTGCTCTCCGACAGCCTGGACGCTCTGCCGCCGCGCATCGCCGCCCAGCGGGCCTACGGCGCCGCGGCACGAGTCCTGGACCGGGCCTTTCCCGCACCGGGGTGA
- a CDS encoding Pycsar system effector family protein, which translates to MSSECARSDHRRALLARIRDGRRPRSADPTREHALALLGEARKEVVHADQKAAILLAAIGVVVSVFLSALLEQKWTPTALAQPWQGLWWGGGAAFGAAMLLFAMVVFPRLGTKRADQGAGVSSFIDVVRCADRHELYWSLERSCAADLDAVTHQLRAVSRIAYRKYLLLRVGLVLLASAAACSTAAALGPALA; encoded by the coding sequence ATGAGCTCGGAGTGCGCGCGGTCCGACCACCGCAGGGCACTTCTGGCGCGGATCCGGGACGGCCGCCGCCCGCGATCCGCGGACCCCACCAGGGAGCACGCGCTGGCCCTGCTGGGCGAGGCGCGAAAGGAGGTCGTGCACGCCGACCAGAAGGCGGCCATTCTCCTGGCCGCCATCGGCGTGGTGGTGAGCGTGTTCCTCAGCGCTCTGCTCGAACAGAAGTGGACACCAACGGCGCTGGCGCAGCCGTGGCAAGGGCTCTGGTGGGGCGGCGGCGCCGCCTTCGGCGCCGCAATGCTCCTGTTCGCGATGGTGGTGTTCCCGCGGCTCGGCACGAAGAGGGCGGATCAGGGCGCCGGGGTTTCCTCGTTCATTGACGTCGTCCGCTGCGCGGACCGGCACGAGCTGTACTGGTCCCTGGAGCGTTCGTGCGCGGCGGACCTCGACGCCGTCACGCACCAGTTGCGCGCGGTGAGCCGGATCGCCTACCGGAAGTACCTGCTGCTGCGCGTTGGGCTGGTACTACTGGCGTCCGCGGCCGCGTGCTCCACCGCGGCCGCGCTCGGTCCGGCACTGGCCTGA